Within the bacterium genome, the region CCTCGGCGCGCGGCCTGCCGTCCATGCCCTGTTCCACCGCGCCCGGCTCGGACGTCGTGAAGCACAACCCGTCGCTGGGCGTTTACAACGATCCACCAACCGGCATAGCGACCGTGTTCGCCACGGCTCTCGCAATCGACATAGCCCTGATCCACGCCCCGGCAGCCGATGCCCGCGGGAACATCTACGTCGACGGGGACCTCGGACTCGATGGCCTGCTCGCCCGCGCCGCGAAGACCACGATCGTTTCTTTCGAACGGCAGGCTCCCGCCGATCCTCCGCTTGCAGCGATTTCCAGGCTATGGATCGACGCGGTTGTATGTGCGGCCGGCGGGTCCTGGCCGACCGAATGCCACCCCGACGCTCTGGTGGACCTCGGAGCCGTCGCCGCGTGGGCCGGGTCAAAGGGCCTCACACCGGAACTGTTGGAGAAGGCCTCGTGAGCACGCTCGGGGATCTGTTCACCACAGTGCTCGCTCGCGAGTTCGCCGCCGCCGCGGCCGATGAGGGTGTTCGGGTCATCGCCGTCACGACCACGGCGAGCCTCGTCGCGGCGCTGGCGGCCCGGCGCTTGGGGGCCGCTGAGCTAGCCATCGCACCGGGCTTCGGCACGCTCGACGCCGCGCCACGGCCTGCGCTCTCTCTCGGTG harbors:
- a CDS encoding acyl CoA--acetate/3-ketoacid CoA transferase subunit alpha, with the translated sequence MVRTLSSPAAVAELIPPGATVAVGGTGLNRKPMALLKGIVAGGIRDLDIVSFLGSVDVEYLLASGAVADLHSAGVSLDGFGLAPAFRAARQRQTVRFIEWSEASMVAAVEASARGLPSMPCSTAPGSDVVKHNPSLGVYNDPPTGIATVFATALAIDIALIHAPAADARGNIYVDGDLGLDGLLARAAKTTIVSFERQAPADPPLAAISRLWIDAVVCAAGGSWPTECHPDALVDLGAVAAWAGSKGLTPELLEKAS